A window of the Desulforapulum autotrophicum HRM2 genome harbors these coding sequences:
- a CDS encoding NAD+ synthase, protein MKIAMAQTNPVIGDFDFNIQAMIKRALEARALGCELIVFPELSISGYPPGDLLERNDFIDNQLNALQELIHSIRGIGVLCGVVNREICQGERRLFNSALLFEEQNILARTDKQLLPTYDIFDELRYFTPGPKSSLISYKGLNLGITICEDIWNDEAGLGQKHYDRNPVADLASLGADLFINIAASPFHGGKQDLRNTLLKKITAHYNRPLIFVNQVGGNDSTLFDGLSLALTAQGEVAARAMDFSEDLVVFDTTTQKGDCHGVSTTDDQAILKALVMGTRDYVTKCGFKQAIIGSSGGIDSALTAAIAVAALGRKNVKTIFMPSIYTSKQNIEDTKALALNLGISWQSIPIAPMYDAFLTLSDTFNPENPGITEQNIQARIRGTILMAFSNKEGSMLLATGNKSEMAVGYSTLYGDMCGGLAVIGDLPKKKVYEISRLINRERKTIPLSILEKAPSAELAPDQTDQDDLPSYDIIDAVVKAHVEDHQSIEDMVTQGLDRSTVNEIVQRITRNEYKRYQAPPILRVTAKAFGAGRRHPMAQRYRP, encoded by the coding sequence ATGAAAATAGCCATGGCCCAGACAAATCCCGTAATAGGCGATTTTGATTTCAACATCCAGGCGATGATCAAACGCGCCCTTGAGGCACGAGCCCTGGGCTGTGAACTGATCGTATTTCCCGAACTTTCCATATCTGGATATCCGCCCGGAGATCTTCTTGAACGGAATGACTTCATCGACAATCAACTCAATGCCCTCCAGGAATTGATCCATTCAATCCGCGGAATCGGGGTGCTGTGCGGGGTTGTCAACCGGGAGATCTGCCAGGGGGAAAGGCGGCTCTTTAACTCGGCCCTGCTGTTTGAGGAACAAAATATCCTTGCACGGACCGACAAGCAACTCCTGCCCACCTATGACATTTTTGACGAGTTAAGGTATTTCACCCCGGGTCCCAAAAGTTCATTAATTTCCTACAAGGGGTTAAACCTTGGTATCACCATCTGCGAGGACATCTGGAACGATGAAGCCGGACTGGGGCAGAAACATTATGACCGCAACCCAGTGGCTGACCTTGCCAGTCTCGGGGCAGATCTGTTCATTAATATAGCAGCCTCACCGTTCCACGGTGGGAAACAGGATCTAAGGAACACCCTCTTAAAAAAGATTACAGCCCATTACAATCGGCCGCTGATCTTTGTCAACCAGGTGGGCGGCAACGACTCAACCTTGTTTGACGGCCTGAGCCTTGCCCTGACAGCCCAGGGAGAAGTGGCTGCCAGGGCCATGGACTTTTCAGAAGATCTTGTGGTGTTTGACACAACCACCCAAAAAGGCGACTGCCATGGGGTATCAACTACGGACGACCAGGCCATTCTCAAAGCCCTTGTCATGGGCACCCGGGACTATGTGACCAAATGCGGATTTAAACAAGCGATCATCGGCTCAAGCGGGGGCATTGATTCCGCCCTGACCGCAGCCATTGCCGTTGCAGCCCTTGGCAGAAAAAACGTCAAGACGATCTTCATGCCGTCGATCTATACCTCAAAACAGAACATTGAAGACACAAAAGCCCTTGCCCTGAATCTCGGCATCTCCTGGCAGTCCATCCCCATAGCGCCCATGTACGACGCCTTTTTAACACTGTCAGACACCTTTAATCCCGAAAACCCCGGCATCACAGAGCAAAACATCCAGGCCAGGATAAGGGGAACCATCCTCATGGCATTTTCCAACAAAGAGGGGTCCATGCTCCTTGCAACTGGCAACAAGTCCGAGATGGCCGTGGGGTATTCGACCCTCTACGGAGACATGTGCGGCGGTCTGGCAGTCATCGGCGACCTGCCCAAGAAAAAGGTGTATGAGATCTCTCGGCTCATCAACCGGGAAAGGAAAACCATCCCCCTTTCCATCCTTGAAAAGGCCCCGAGCGCCGAGCTTGCACCCGACCAGACAGACCAGGACGACCTGCCCTCCTACGATATCATTGACGCCGTAGTCAAGGCCCATGTTGAAGACCACCAGAGCATCGAAGATATGGTGACCCAGGGCCTTGATCGATCAACCGTGAATGAGATTGTTCAGCGGATCACCCGGAACGAATACAAGCGATACCAGGCCCCACCCATCCTGAGGGTCACGGCCAAAGCCTTTGGCGCAGGACGAAGGCACCCCATGGCCCAGCGCTACAGACCCTGA
- a CDS encoding MBL fold metallo-hydrolase, whose translation MLIKCWGSRGSTPISGKQYLKYGGDTTCIQVTAQSGETLIIDAGTGIRELGESLGNKANCYLILTHAHLDHVAGFNFFKPLFHSDSVVEIQNSCFSGVTVENILNTLMSPPLFPITPKDLKATVRYRTDLTGTFSIGSLTVETIALSHPNGGFGFRVTEADRRFVFLTDNEIGFDHGGGAGFDDYISFARNADLLFHDAEFTPDEYRLRRGWGHSTYIEALDLALRSGVKRLGLFHLNQNRTDRQMDQIQADCRSRIKAEGSTLDCFAVACNMTFTL comes from the coding sequence ATGCTTATCAAATGCTGGGGCTCCCGGGGGTCCACTCCCATATCCGGGAAACAATACCTCAAATACGGCGGAGATACAACCTGCATTCAGGTGACAGCCCAAAGCGGAGAAACCCTGATCATTGATGCTGGAACCGGGATTCGTGAATTAGGTGAAAGCCTTGGCAACAAAGCCAACTGCTATCTTATTCTGACCCATGCCCATTTAGACCATGTGGCGGGATTTAATTTTTTCAAACCCCTGTTCCACAGCGACTCGGTGGTGGAAATCCAAAACAGCTGCTTTTCAGGCGTCACCGTTGAAAATATTCTCAATACCCTCATGTCCCCTCCGCTGTTTCCCATCACCCCCAAGGATCTCAAGGCCACGGTCAGGTATCGAACCGATCTGACCGGAACCTTTTCCATTGGAAGCCTGACTGTTGAAACCATTGCCCTGAGCCACCCCAACGGCGGGTTTGGCTTTCGGGTCACAGAGGCCGACAGGCGTTTTGTCTTTCTGACAGACAACGAAATCGGGTTTGACCATGGGGGAGGGGCCGGTTTTGACGACTACATCTCTTTTGCAAGGAATGCAGACCTGCTCTTCCACGACGCTGAATTTACACCGGATGAGTACCGGCTACGAAGGGGATGGGGCCACTCCACCTATATCGAGGCCCTTGACCTTGCCCTCCGATCGGGTGTAAAGCGCCTGGGATTATTCCACTTAAACCAGAACCGAACCGACCGTCAGATGGATCAGATCCAGGCCGACTGCCGGTCACGGATAAAAGCAGAGGGGTCAACCCTTGACTGCTTTGCCGTTGCCTGCAACATGACGTTTACCCTTTGA
- a CDS encoding enoyl-CoA hydratase/isomerase family protein, with protein MAVIEWEKKETVAVISMNNGANRQNLVFAQQMNDVFDTILEDKDISSIILTSMDVKNFSQGIDVDWLGSCFAKKDFENIKTFMFEMNRIFKRLLTMPVPVIAAINGHAFGNGAILSCACDFRFMKSDRGFFCFPEVDLGIPFLPGMIAFVRKAFPEYLFNRMKLTGERVTADELLLHHVIEEAGSNQEEMMEKAMAFARGFNKKRGIFGEHKRRMHKAILETMEQEDPPFIEALDLFVQD; from the coding sequence ATGGCGGTTATTGAGTGGGAAAAAAAAGAGACGGTTGCCGTAATTTCCATGAACAACGGGGCCAACCGGCAGAACCTTGTTTTTGCACAGCAAATGAACGACGTTTTTGACACCATACTTGAGGATAAGGATATCAGTTCCATTATTCTCACCTCAATGGATGTTAAAAATTTCTCCCAGGGTATTGATGTGGATTGGCTGGGCAGCTGTTTTGCTAAAAAAGATTTTGAAAATATCAAGACGTTTATGTTTGAAATGAACCGAATCTTCAAGCGACTTCTGACCATGCCCGTCCCGGTCATTGCCGCCATCAACGGGCACGCCTTTGGCAACGGAGCCATCCTTTCCTGCGCCTGTGACTTCCGGTTCATGAAGTCAGACAGGGGCTTTTTCTGCTTTCCCGAGGTGGACCTGGGTATCCCTTTTCTTCCAGGCATGATCGCCTTTGTGCGAAAGGCTTTTCCCGAATACCTGTTCAATCGGATGAAGCTGACGGGTGAACGGGTGACGGCGGATGAGCTGCTGTTGCACCATGTCATCGAGGAAGCAGGCAGCAACCAGGAGGAGATGATGGAAAAGGCCATGGCCTTTGCAAGGGGGTTTAACAAGAAACGGGGCATCTTTGGTGAGCACAAGCGCCGCATGCACAAGGCCATCCTTGAAACCATGGAGCAGGAAGACCCACCGTTCATCGAGGCCCTTGATCTGTTTGTTCAGGATTAG
- a CDS encoding DUF6178 family protein encodes MTDNYKLVNQIKKERHLAAIRSDILAAESQQALDAILGSPTPAALVQSFPDQDLHFLMHTIGPHDFLPALALASFDQWEYLLDIETWEGDRVDMPMVTQMLSLLFAADPERLVRWMILEKTEFFELYLFKNMEVRLLEENEDPSDFPDDFQTIDNLFYVRFPEIPQQILDQDGGAEVEQARARAETLIMAMLNKVADMDLSVSHALLLETGTVIPAEVEEEELRLKVFRLAEKGFLPHHEAVGIYQPKDVDSLVPRPVKELKKTLYGGDYPLPPLYFSSLVGADNLFARSLTAVNETALLNLQAELSGLVNRLSSADGGVVRERQDLERLVQKGCAFLSLGMEVIHGDLSDCTPREGAAIIARYHLADIFRVASRACLTLKTRAKGWYDQSWLAKNDLPLHFFGEQWLGVLGGLLLDRPLFFDNYQTGVLYRPFGSVGEIAATDKALGQIIAIDGVMAGLDPDLTGIAQASLTFKPIIFTLWARDRLGLDVMFKPIERSVFLPFFVELFSGEKPGTIDEFKRDDFTGWIAQATGIDQDRLTRDLGDWVTEMFDQLGKEYGAVAADDLESRFVTDFFLKG; translated from the coding sequence ATGACAGACAATTATAAGCTGGTAAACCAGATCAAAAAAGAGCGGCACCTGGCCGCAATCCGCAGTGATATTCTGGCAGCTGAATCACAACAGGCACTGGACGCGATTCTTGGCTCACCAACGCCTGCCGCCCTTGTCCAAAGTTTTCCCGATCAGGATCTTCACTTTCTCATGCACACCATCGGGCCCCATGATTTCCTGCCGGCCCTGGCCCTTGCCTCGTTTGACCAGTGGGAGTACCTCCTTGATATTGAAACCTGGGAGGGGGACAGAGTCGACATGCCCATGGTGACCCAGATGCTGTCGCTTCTTTTTGCGGCTGATCCGGAACGGCTTGTGCGGTGGATGATTCTGGAAAAAACCGAATTTTTTGAGCTCTATCTTTTTAAGAACATGGAGGTCAGACTCCTTGAAGAGAATGAAGATCCGTCTGACTTTCCCGACGATTTCCAGACCATTGACAATCTGTTTTATGTCAGATTTCCGGAAATCCCCCAACAGATCCTTGACCAGGATGGGGGTGCTGAGGTTGAACAGGCAAGGGCACGGGCCGAGACTTTGATCATGGCAATGCTCAACAAGGTGGCTGACATGGATCTTTCTGTTTCCCATGCCCTGCTCCTTGAAACAGGTACCGTCATTCCGGCGGAGGTTGAGGAGGAAGAACTCCGGCTCAAGGTCTTTCGGCTGGCTGAAAAAGGCTTCCTTCCCCACCATGAAGCCGTGGGTATTTATCAGCCAAAAGATGTCGATTCCCTTGTGCCAAGGCCGGTAAAAGAGCTTAAAAAAACACTCTATGGCGGAGACTATCCCCTGCCGCCCCTCTACTTTTCGTCATTGGTGGGGGCGGATAATCTATTTGCCCGCTCCCTTACAGCGGTTAATGAGACTGCACTGCTCAACCTCCAGGCAGAACTTTCAGGGCTTGTGAATCGGCTCTCTTCGGCCGACGGCGGGGTGGTCCGGGAGCGGCAGGATCTTGAACGGCTGGTTCAAAAGGGGTGTGCGTTTTTAAGCCTTGGCATGGAAGTCATCCATGGGGATCTGTCTGACTGCACTCCCCGGGAAGGGGCCGCCATCATTGCCCGATACCATCTGGCCGATATTTTCCGGGTTGCTTCAAGGGCCTGCTTGACCCTGAAAACCCGTGCCAAAGGCTGGTATGATCAAAGCTGGCTTGCCAAAAATGATCTTCCCCTACATTTTTTCGGTGAACAATGGCTTGGCGTTCTGGGTGGGCTGCTCCTGGATCGGCCGCTGTTCTTTGACAACTACCAAACCGGGGTGCTTTATCGGCCCTTTGGCTCTGTCGGGGAAATTGCGGCCACGGACAAAGCGCTTGGCCAAATCATTGCAATTGACGGGGTGATGGCAGGTCTGGATCCTGATCTTACGGGTATTGCCCAGGCAAGCCTTACCTTTAAGCCCATTATTTTTACCCTCTGGGCCAGGGATCGTCTGGGGCTTGACGTCATGTTTAAACCCATTGAACGATCTGTGTTCCTTCCCTTTTTTGTGGAGCTGTTTTCTGGGGAAAAACCTGGAACCATCGATGAATTTAAACGGGATGATTTTACCGGCTGGATTGCCCAGGCAACGGGAATTGACCAGGATCGGTTGACCCGGGATCTGGGCGATTGGGTCACGGAAATGTTTGACCAGCTTGGAAAGGAGTATGGCGCGGTGGCGGCCGATGATTTAGAATCAAGGTTTGTAACCGATTTTTTCCTCAAAGGGTAA
- a CDS encoding AmpG family muropeptide MFS transporter, with translation MSMPVSAASRPVSKPAPPGAPSGGRIVFGRKMAVAMVMGFSCGLPLLLTISVLQAWMKKEGVDLSIIGLFSLVGLPYTLKFLWAPVFDRFTLSPAGRRKGWLALAQALLIVAIAGLGFTAPARAPWLVAVAAFFVTFFSASQDIVVDAYRREDLTDAELGLGSSMYIYGYRAGMLLASGGGLILADHIPFSMVYLIMALCLVPGLVVTLLTPEPTEVPGRPATLARAVVEPLREYFSRDGALVILLFIVLYKIGDTMASAMTTPFYLDTGFSMSEIGTVVKLFGFWATLIGAFTGGFVMIRIGINRSLWAFGVLQALSTAGFAGLALVGHSLPMLASVIAFENFSSGMGTAAYVAFMASMTDRRFTATQYALLSSLMGVPRVLAAAPTGYFAIHLGWVGFFVLCTVAAVPGMALLMKCAPWRGDSNDDRQL, from the coding sequence ATGTCGATGCCTGTATCGGCCGCATCTAGGCCGGTGTCGAAACCGGCACCCCCGGGGGCACCGTCTGGGGGCCGGATCGTTTTTGGCAGAAAAATGGCCGTGGCCATGGTCATGGGATTCTCCTGTGGCCTTCCCCTGCTCTTGACCATTTCCGTACTCCAGGCGTGGATGAAAAAAGAGGGGGTGGATCTTTCAATCATCGGTCTTTTTTCCCTGGTGGGGCTGCCCTATACCCTGAAGTTTCTCTGGGCCCCTGTTTTTGACAGGTTTACCCTTTCCCCTGCCGGCCGGCGAAAGGGGTGGCTTGCCCTGGCCCAGGCGCTGCTCATTGTGGCCATTGCCGGACTGGGGTTCACAGCGCCTGCACGGGCCCCCTGGCTTGTGGCTGTGGCTGCTTTTTTTGTTACTTTTTTCAGTGCATCCCAGGATATTGTGGTGGATGCCTACAGGCGGGAGGATCTTACCGATGCCGAACTTGGCCTTGGTTCGTCCATGTACATCTATGGTTACAGGGCCGGTATGCTCCTGGCCTCGGGGGGTGGCCTTATCCTGGCTGATCACATTCCCTTTTCCATGGTTTATCTTATCATGGCCCTCTGTCTCGTGCCCGGCCTTGTGGTCACGCTTTTGACCCCTGAGCCCACCGAGGTCCCCGGCAGGCCTGCCACCCTTGCAAGGGCCGTTGTGGAACCCCTGCGAGAGTATTTCTCCCGGGACGGTGCCCTTGTCATCCTGCTGTTCATCGTTCTGTACAAGATCGGCGACACCATGGCCAGCGCCATGACAACCCCGTTTTATCTGGACACCGGGTTTTCCATGTCTGAGATCGGTACCGTGGTCAAGCTCTTTGGTTTCTGGGCCACCCTTATAGGGGCCTTTACAGGGGGCTTTGTGATGATTAGAATTGGCATTAACCGGAGCCTGTGGGCCTTTGGTGTTTTACAGGCCCTGTCAACGGCCGGGTTTGCAGGGCTTGCCCTTGTGGGCCACAGCCTTCCCATGCTGGCCTCGGTGATTGCCTTTGAAAATTTTTCAAGTGGCATGGGAACGGCTGCCTATGTGGCATTTATGGCGTCCATGACTGACCGGCGGTTCACCGCAACCCAGTATGCCCTTCTGTCCAGTCTCATGGGGGTTCCCCGGGTCCTTGCAGCAGCCCCAACGGGGTATTTTGCGATCCACCTGGGATGGGTGGGTTTTTTTGTTTTATGTACCGTGGCAGCCGTGCCCGGAATGGCTCTTTTGATGAAATGTGCACCATGGAGAGGGGATAGCAACGATGACAGACAATTATAA